One genomic window of Gimesia chilikensis includes the following:
- a CDS encoding class I SAM-dependent methyltransferase — protein sequence MARDLFQGTVPYYVRYRVPYPEELLTRIRDRAAISGDGCLLDLGSGTGEIALRLAPHFRAVTAVEPDEAMRTAGIQKMQDQQIRNVEWLPQMAEEFTAGDDTFELVSIGAAFHWMDRPRLARRIREWLVPGQPLVILGYTSIWSGTAEWLRLVREVLQRCLGEKRRAGSGNYPELAQPHEQVLLEADFQFEEIKYQHAQEWTLADLIGNLNSTSFASPAVLGEKRQAFEADLRQTLLAYDSSGSYTEEMTFYALLAWPCRTYR from the coding sequence GTGGCCAGAGATCTTTTTCAGGGAACGGTGCCTTATTACGTGCGGTATCGCGTGCCCTACCCCGAAGAACTGCTCACCCGAATCCGGGATCGGGCTGCGATCTCCGGAGACGGCTGCCTGCTGGACCTGGGCAGCGGCACCGGTGAAATTGCCTTGAGACTCGCTCCGCACTTCCGGGCGGTCACTGCTGTCGAGCCGGACGAGGCGATGCGAACCGCCGGCATACAGAAGATGCAGGATCAGCAGATTCGGAACGTAGAGTGGCTGCCTCAGATGGCGGAAGAATTTACTGCAGGGGACGATACTTTCGAACTGGTGTCAATCGGGGCCGCCTTCCACTGGATGGATCGCCCGCGTCTGGCCCGACGAATACGAGAGTGGCTGGTTCCGGGACAACCGCTGGTCATCCTGGGCTACACCAGTATCTGGAGCGGAACTGCTGAGTGGCTCCGACTGGTGCGGGAAGTTCTGCAGCGCTGCCTGGGAGAAAAACGGCGTGCAGGTTCGGGCAATTATCCCGAACTGGCTCAGCCTCACGAACAGGTTCTGCTGGAGGCCGATTTCCAGTTCGAGGAAATCAAATACCAGCACGCACAAGAGTGGACTCTCGCCGACCTGATCGGCAATCTAAATTCCACATCCTTTGCCTCCCCCGCGGTACTGGGTGAGAAACGGCAAGCGTTCGAAGCCGACCTGCGACAGACGCTCCTCGCTTACGACTCCAGTGGCTCCTATACCGAAGAGATGACGTTTTACGCCCTGCTGGCATGGCCGTGTAGAACTTACCGCTGA
- a CDS encoding VOC family protein: protein MKVHGVLETSIYVDDLQTAVDFYRQLFEFEIMAEDQRFCAMNAGDRSVFLIFKRGATHTAAHLEGGVIPPHDGDGPVHFAFAIERDDLAKWEERLVSAGVEIISRMSWPRGGESLYFRDPDDHVLELATPGIWPIY, encoded by the coding sequence GTGAAAGTGCATGGCGTACTGGAGACGTCGATTTACGTGGATGACCTGCAGACCGCGGTCGACTTTTATCGGCAGTTGTTTGAATTCGAAATCATGGCGGAGGACCAGCGGTTCTGCGCGATGAATGCCGGCGACCGCAGCGTGTTTCTGATCTTCAAACGGGGCGCCACGCATACCGCTGCCCATCTCGAAGGGGGTGTGATTCCACCACACGATGGTGATGGCCCGGTCCACTTCGCCTTCGCCATCGAACGGGACGACCTCGCAAAATGGGAAGAACGCCTCGTCTCTGCAGGCGTGGAAATTATCAGCCGCATGAGCTGGCCCCGCGGCGGCGAAAGTCTCTACTTCCGCGATCCCGATGACCATGTGCTCGAACTCGCCACCCCCGGCATCTGGCCCATTTACTGA
- a CDS encoding helix-turn-helix domain-containing protein, with protein MRIYITLDVMLARRKVTSRDLAKHVGITEQNLSLLKSGKVKGIRFATLEKICEYLECQPGDILRYEAEAQSQAA; from the coding sequence ATGCGAATTTATATAACACTGGATGTCATGCTGGCCCGACGCAAAGTCACCTCACGCGATCTGGCGAAACATGTGGGGATTACCGAGCAGAATCTATCGCTGCTCAAGTCAGGAAAAGTCAAAGGGATTCGCTTCGCGACGCTGGAAAAGATCTGTGAATACCTGGAGTGTCAGCCCGGTGATATCCTGCGTTATGAAGCGGAAGCACAGAGTCAGGCAGCCTGA
- a CDS encoding DUF2975 domain-containing protein, whose protein sequence is MARKDRTSVICRILYYLCALSLWVMPAFLIWVWFCADLIAKQNGRIPVQAIPFPLPVSTKVGMVLLSALLIAPTYWGLISLRRFLKACCAEDYLGTQNSRLLKRFALGLMGSALLSPICGAALSVVLTMHNPPGQRMLAISIGSNQFILAGVGALIFLLANLLKRASLIAEEHAQII, encoded by the coding sequence ATGGCTCGTAAAGATCGTACCAGTGTCATTTGCCGTATTCTGTATTATCTGTGTGCTCTGTCCCTCTGGGTGATGCCCGCATTTTTAATCTGGGTCTGGTTTTGTGCCGACCTGATCGCGAAACAGAATGGCAGGATTCCTGTCCAGGCCATTCCTTTTCCGCTGCCGGTATCAACTAAAGTGGGCATGGTTTTACTCTCTGCCCTGCTGATCGCACCCACGTACTGGGGGCTGATTTCGCTACGTCGTTTTCTCAAAGCCTGTTGTGCCGAAGATTATCTGGGCACACAAAACAGTCGGCTGCTGAAACGTTTTGCCCTGGGGCTGATGGGCTCTGCTTTATTATCTCCCATCTGCGGCGCGGCGCTCAGTGTGGTATTGACGATGCATAATCCGCCCGGACAGAGAATGCTGGCGATCAGCATCGGTTCGAATCAGTTCATCCTGGCGGGAGTTGGAGCACTCATCTTTCTGCTGGCGAATCTGTTAAAGCGGGCCAGTCTGATCGCGGAAGAACACGCCCAGATCATTTAG
- a CDS encoding sulfatase-like hydrolase/transferase, translated as MLNSGMRILSLCLLTLCLSLSALRSTTAAAPRTPGDRPNLIVIMVDDMGYAGVSCFGNPYFKTPEIDRLAAEGLKLTDFHSSGTVCSPTRAGLLTGRYQQRAGIEAVIHPVSDHPEHLKGLKRSENTFAELLKQAGYQTGLIGKWHQGYPHNSAEYHPDNHGFDTFVGYHSGNIDFISHVGDHVKHDWWHGRKETEEPGYSTHLINQYALQFIKDNQDRPFCLYLAHEAIHNPVQVPGDPVRRTEAEGWKRWKPAHEGERIEKFKGMTLPVDEGVGQIREFLVKSGLDKNTFVLFFSDNGPSRDFPSGSPTLRGAKGSVYEGGHRVPAIAWWPGKIEAGAVSDVPAISIDVMPTLLGIAQVTPPRERPLDGVDLSPVLFEQKSLPPRPLFWASLSNRGGRAEAMRDGPWKLVVQHPRAKPGTFENEKVELYRLDRDPGEKEDLQKTEPAQAAKMLKQLKAWYRDTQSTATPQPGGWLSQGN; from the coding sequence GTGCTCAATTCCGGGATGCGTATCTTAAGTCTGTGCCTGTTGACGCTCTGTCTCTCCCTGTCTGCTCTACGAAGCACCACAGCCGCAGCCCCGCGGACGCCGGGAGATCGCCCCAATCTGATCGTGATTATGGTCGACGATATGGGCTATGCCGGAGTCAGCTGTTTCGGCAATCCCTACTTTAAAACTCCCGAGATCGATCGGCTGGCAGCGGAAGGCCTGAAGCTGACCGACTTTCATTCTTCAGGCACCGTCTGTTCGCCCACGCGGGCCGGTCTGCTCACCGGTCGCTATCAGCAGCGGGCCGGCATTGAAGCGGTCATCCATCCGGTCAGCGATCATCCCGAGCATCTGAAAGGTTTGAAACGCAGCGAAAACACCTTCGCCGAACTGTTGAAACAGGCAGGTTACCAGACCGGCCTGATCGGGAAATGGCACCAGGGCTACCCGCACAATTCCGCAGAGTATCATCCTGACAATCACGGGTTCGATACCTTCGTCGGTTATCACAGCGGCAATATTGATTTCATCAGTCATGTGGGAGACCACGTCAAACACGACTGGTGGCACGGACGCAAGGAGACCGAGGAACCCGGCTACTCGACGCACCTGATCAACCAGTACGCCCTGCAGTTCATCAAGGACAATCAGGACCGTCCCTTCTGCCTCTACCTGGCACATGAAGCGATTCACAATCCGGTCCAGGTTCCCGGCGATCCGGTTCGTCGCACCGAAGCCGAAGGCTGGAAACGCTGGAAGCCGGCCCATGAAGGGGAACGCATCGAGAAGTTCAAAGGGATGACGCTCCCCGTCGATGAAGGCGTAGGGCAGATTCGTGAGTTCCTCGTGAAATCGGGACTCGATAAAAATACGTTCGTGCTGTTCTTCTCGGACAATGGTCCCTCGCGTGATTTCCCGAGTGGTAGTCCCACGCTACGGGGTGCCAAAGGTTCGGTTTATGAAGGCGGCCATCGCGTGCCCGCCATCGCCTGGTGGCCTGGTAAGATTGAGGCGGGCGCCGTCTCGGACGTCCCTGCGATCAGCATCGATGTCATGCCGACCCTGCTGGGAATCGCCCAGGTGACTCCGCCCCGGGAGCGTCCCCTGGATGGCGTCGATCTCTCTCCGGTTCTGTTTGAACAGAAATCGCTCCCGCCGCGTCCGCTGTTCTGGGCCTCACTTTCGAATCGGGGCGGTCGCGCAGAAGCGATGCGGGACGGTCCCTGGAAACTGGTTGTGCAGCATCCCCGTGCGAAACCAGGCACCTTCGAAAATGAAAAGGTCGAACTCTATCGCCTCGATCGCGATCCGGGCGAGAAAGAGGACCTGCAGAAAACCGAACCTGCTCAGGCTGCGAAAATGCTCAAGCAGCTCAAAGCCTGGTACCGCGATACGCAGTCCACCGCGACACCACAGCCGGGAGGCTGGCTGTCGCAGGGGAATTAG